The nucleotide window CGTTGGCAAACCTGTGGAAGGTGCGCCACCATTTGATGGCTACGGCGGGATAGGTGCGCCCGAAATGGGCGTAGAGGGCCCAAAACGGGCCTGTCAGGGCGGAAATCACCCTGATTCTGGCCTATTTTTGAGCAAAAGTTCTGCATTATGAAATTCAGGTCGATTGGGCTGGAAAAACAGATTCTGAAACCGGCTTGATCAGACCTTCCCTAGGCTGTCGAACGAGTATTCAAATGTACCGCGCGGTGGCGACTTTGTCTGGCCGAATCCGGGCAGGTCGGGCGCGATTAACCTGAAGCGATCGGCGAGTAATGGAATCAGGTCACGGAACATGTGGCTGGCGCTCGGAAACCCATGCAGGAGCAGAATCACCGGTGCGTCACTCGGTCCCGCCTCGCGGTAGAAGACCTCGACATCATCGACTTGAATAAACCCATAACGTGTTTTCATCGCATTATCCTCTCGTTTTTTGGAAATACCTGTTCAAACCAGCTGTTTGGTAACAACGGTCGATTCGCCATGAGAGAAGAATCGACACGCTGGCCCAGAAACCATAACGAAATACATGATCTGAGACTTCGCAACTATTAGTGCCAGTTCATTGTCGCAATTCACTGTCTCTTATTATTGGATGGCTGTCTGAGATTGGGATGATTGTGTGATGCGCAGTGCCCGAGGATTATTCGGACGATGTAAAGAATCAGCTATGGATAAACGCCAGCACATCAGCGTTAAACTGATCAGCATCAGTCTGTGCCAACCCATGCGAACCGCCGGGGTAGATTTTCAGGGTGCCATCGTTGACCAGTCCTACTGCTAACTCTGCAGAAGCAGCGAGTGGAACGATCTGAACGTCATCGCCATGGATACCCCAGTCCTTGTAGAAAAGTGTGGCGTTATCGCTAGTGGTGAACGTAGTCATGGATATCGCTCCTGTGGGTGAGCTCCAGAGGAACGATAAGGCGATAACCCAAGCAACGATAGGACGAGAGTGCTATGTTTGGATGAATGTAGGTTTGGATAAGCAAAGGTTTTCTACACATCTCAGTGATCGCGTGCAGATCGAGAACTTGGCTTCACTCCACCTCCGCATTCGCTTGTATCGATTTCAACGATTCGCTGGCATATATCCGCCGCCATTCGCCGGGTGTCATACCCACGAGATGCCGAAACAAGCGTGTGAGATGGGACTGATCGCACATCCCGCAATCTAGCGCGATTTGGCAGAGGGAATGGTTGGTCGTCAGCATCATTTGCTGTGCGCGCTCGATGCGCAGTCTTGCGATATAGGCGAACGGAGCCTGGCCGAATGTTTCTTTGAAAGTTCGGAAAAAGTGTCCCGTACTCAGTCCGGTAAGAGCAATGAGATCAGGGCTCCTGATAGGCTGTTCGAGATTTTCCTCAATGTAGGTTGTCAAGCGTTTCGCCTGCCAATGGGGTAATCCGCCGCGGAATGCGCTCTCGGCCTTCTGTCCGACGCCTCGTTCCAGACTGGCCGTTAGCAACGCCGTCGCGCGGGATAAGCATGCTTGTACAGCCTTACGATCAACCTCGACGTTAGATTGCGCCACGGTGAGCAACTCCAGCAAAGTCGCTGTCAACATAACCCCACTCTGGTTGTTCGGTTCACGAGCGTTGGTGGCCAACACTACACAGTTGCTCATGGGACTTCCTCCGTTTGTGATCGATTAGGGATGTCGATCCACGTAACGAAGATGATCGGATAAGTGCGCTCAAATGCTAAGTAAAGTGTAGAAAAACGCTGTAAAGTAAGGCCACTCTATCGCGCTGACTTCTGGCCTCTACGTGCCGCTGCGCCACGACGCATCGAAAGGAGAGGTGCCCGAGTGATCTCGCAGAATGATTAATTGCACGATCTTGTCTTCGGCGAGAGTGAAATAGAGCAGGACTTCCAGCGGATCCGGCAACCCACGCTTATCGAATTTTCCGTCGGCGTGGGCCGCGACAACGCAGTGGCCGTAGTGCTGAACGCAATGAATGGGGCGAAGCGACAGCTGCTGCCCGATAACGTCGCACTCGGCCCATTTTTTTAGTTCAGCCAGCCCGCACCATTGCTGTAACTGATCGTTGACGATCGAATCTGCCGCGAAAACTTCAAGAAGATGGAACAGATCACCGGCATTCGTTGCCTCTATGAACTGTGCGACTCTTTGAGGAAGAATAGAATCGCTTGAGTGACCAACCATACAAACACCCCTTGTAGGGCGTGCGTACGCCCTCGAGTTATCTTTTCCTATTCTCGGAGGTTGCGGACTGGAGCGCTCGTAAAGTGGTGTAAAACCGTGTAAACCACGAGGTCAATCAGAGACTTGCTTTGCCCTCGCGGCCGGACGCCAGGCTTCGATTAAACGTCTGGCTGTTCTGAGGTCGCATGTGTCGTAACCTTCTGTAAAGCGGCCGTAAACCTCCGCCAGGATTGTGCTGGCCTCCTCACTCCGCTCCTCGCTTGCGAGTAGTTCACCTAAAGCCATAGCGGAGCGCAATTCGAAGCTGAGTGCGCCTTGACTATTTGCAAGCTCAATTGAATGTTGCAACATCGCCTTGGCTGCGCGCGGATCTAAGCGACCGGAAACCACCCCGATTCGGGCTCGCGTACGCAATAGCTCAGCCCTGTCGAATGACTCATGTCCCGCCTCGGCTCGCTCCAGAGCCGCAGAGATCATTGCCTCCGCCTCCAGGATCTCACCGCATTCGAACAGAGCTTCAGACATCGATCGGCTCAAGGTCATCGTGAGTAAGTGACGGCCCTCTCCATTCAAAATATCTAGCGCTTCGCGATACCTGTTTGCTGCCGTCTGGAATTCCCTTCGGAGTAAAGCCACTTCGGCTGACAGCGCGATACTCAAAGCCACATGTGGACCAAAGGAGTAACGACTAACGTATTGCTTGAGGCGGTTTTCCAGCGCTTCCGATTCCTCTATATCTCCCCTCCACAGAAAAACCGTCGAGGCGTACAGCAATTCGGCGACGAATACGTTCACCGTTTGCTCGTTCTGCTCAGCCTCCTCGACGGCCTGATGTGCAACTTGAGCAGCGCGTTCGGTGGCGCCGCTTAACCAAAGCGCGCGTGCAAGGACGATGAGAGCACGCGTCCGATGTCCGTAACCATACATATCGATCTTTGTCACGCCACGCGCCGCAGATTGCTTGAAGCCCTCTTCGATGTGGCGTAACGCGCCCGCCTGATCGCCAGCCAAGAAATACGCACACCCGAGCATCCACTCAGACATGACGATCCCCGCAGGAGAGTCGATACTGCGTGCCAGCTCGATACTGCGTCGGCTCACCTCGACCGCCCCATGGGAGTGACCGATTTCGATCAAAAAGGTATGTAGTCCCGAAAGTAGTCCAAGTTCGCGTTCGTGATCGTTTAAGGTCCGAGCAAGGCGTAGGGCGTGTTCAATCGAATTACGGACTTCATTACCATTGCTACGAGTTAGTAGTGCGGAGATCGCCAACGCTTCTTGCAAGATGAGGTGTGTCGCGGAGCCCTCCTGGGGACCCAGTAGCAACAACGCGGCTTGACACCAGCGATGACACTCGTCCAGTAGTGATAACGCCAGTAGATGCGGTGCGGCGAGCGCTGCCAGACGAACACCCAGCTCGCTTTCGCCTGCTTCGGAGAACGCCCATGCAAGCGCAGTGCGCAGGTTGCAGACCCGCTCACCCTCTCCTGGCTCGGAGAGTGCCCACACCAGCGCAGAGCGCATGTTGTAGCCCCCCATCACATCCCGGTTCGTGGCCTGCCACTCATTCTCACGCTCATTATTTCCGCTGAGTTGTGCAATGAGATACTCGGTGAGCTTGCGCGAGACGGCGTTGAGTTCGCCCGACTCCGCTAGTTTTGTCGATGCGTAGGCGCGTGTAGAGTCCAGGAGGCGCAGATGCCGTGATCCGTTCAGCGTCGATGGCGACAGCAGTGATTTGTCGGTAAGGCTTGCGATTGCTGCTGATACGTGGGTCTGCGTGAGGACTGCGTCCGTAGCGACCCACTGTGCCGCCGCCAGATGGAACGGAGTCACGAACACTGACAACCTGACCAGGACGCGGCGTTCGTTCTCGGACAGCAGGTTGTAACTCCAATCAAGCATTGCCTGGAGTGTTTGATGCCGGGGCGGCGCGGTGCGCCTGCCATGCCAGAGAAGATCGAAGCGGCTGTGGATCAGTTCCGCAGTTCCGCGCAGGCCGTGCGAGCGCACGCGACCGGCGGCGAGTTCGATCGCCAGGGCAATGCCATCCATCTTTCGGCAGATTTCGACGGCGAGCAGCGCTGTCTCATCCGTCAGTGTCTCTTGCGCGCCGCTTGCCGTTACTCGATCCATGAAAAGCTGGACTGCGGGAAACGCCATCGCATCGTCCGCTGTCATGCCATCGCTGACTGGAGGAAAATCGAGCGGCGGAAGGATATGTACATGCTCGTCCTCGACACGCAATAACTCGCGGCTGGTCGTAAGCAGGTGAGCCTGAGGCGCGGATTTAAGAAGCCATTCTGAGAGAGCCGCCGTCTCGTCGATGAGGTGCTCGCAATTGTCCAGTACGAGCAACGTTCTTCGAACGCCCAAAAAAGTCAGGATGCTTAGTTTAGGATCTTGTAACTGCACCTTTAGGCCGAGCACGGAGGCAATCGTAGCAGGAACGAGCGAGGCGTCAGTGACCGAGGATAAGTCGACGTAGTACACGGCGCCGCTAAAGGCATCGAGCATCGTGTGCGCTACGGAGATCGCGACAGTCGTCTTGCCCATTCCACCAGGGCCGACGATGCTCACAAATCGGTGCTCGGTGAGCATCTGGACCAATGTGCGAACCGAAGCGTCGCGTCCAATGAGACGTCCGAGTTGTTCGGGCAACGAGCGTTCCGGGGTCGATACGAATGGCTGGCTGGCGGAGCGAGGATCGGGAGATCGGATGGCCTCGAGTTTCTGGGACAAAGTCTCGGAATGCACTCGAGTTACGGGTACCACGAGGCTGTATCCGCGGCCTGGAAGGTTGACGACGTAGCGCGCACCGTCCTTGGCTTCACCCAGACACTTGCGCAGGTTTGAGATGTTGACGCGTAAATTGGCCTCGTCGACCACCAGCCCCGCCCATGCACGCGCGATCAATTCACGCCCGGAAACTACTTCTCCGGACCGCTCAACCAACGCAATCAGTAAATCGAGCGAGCGGCTACCGAGTTTGACGGTCACCCCATGGCGCTGCAGCAACCGTCCGGTTACGTGTAGACGAAATGGGCCAAACTCGACGATCTCGCCACCTTCTGGCACGTAAGGACTCGGGGGCAAATGATGATTTTCCATGCGAAGGGCTCCGCCACACAATACACGAGGTCTTCGTCCTGCTTGTACCTCCTATGAACCGCAGGAATCTTCCATAAAAGCAGGGCTGTCCAATCAATGGATGGCCTTGTGCGAGATAGTGATACAGCCGTTATGGCAATAGCGTTATTGAGGCCAGGAATGGCCTAGAACCGCTCGGGCGCGCGCCCTCAGACGTCGCCATGATCGACCCAAAAATCGATCCATTGGTGGCGGTCACTATCTGCGCAAGCATGCTCTATAGGAAATTTAACATGACCAACCCAAAACTCGAACTACTGACGCCGGATAACTGCCAGGTTATCTTCATCGATCAGCAACCCCAAATGGCGTTCGGGGTTCAAAGCATTGACCGACAGACGTTGAAGAACAACGTAGTCGGACTAGCCAAAGGCGCGAAGATTTTCTCGATTCCGACCATTATTACCACAGTTGAGTCGGAAAGCTTCTCTGGCTATAGCTATCCTGAACTGCTATCGGTATTTCCGGAGGCGCCCATTCTCGAGCGCAGTTCGATGAACTCCTGGGATGACCAGAAAGTGCGGGACGCGCTCAAGAAGAACGGCCGCAAGAAAGTAGTCGTGTCAGGCTTGTGGACTGAAGTTTGTAACAACACATTCGCCCTGTCGGCAATGCTCGAAGGCGACTACGAGATATACATGGTAGCGGATGCGTCGGGCGGCACAAGCGAGGCGGCCCACGACTACTCTATGCAACGCATGATTCAAGCCGGTGTTGTGCCCGTTACCTGGCAACAGGTCATGCTTGAATGGCAACGCGACTGGAAGAATAGGGACACTTATGACGCTGTCATGGAGCTAGTTAAAGAACACTCCGGTGCCTATGGCATGGGGGTTGACTATGCGTACACCATGGTTCACAAGGCGCCGCAGCGGACCGAACACGGGCCGATTCTTGCCCCGGTGGCCGCGTCTCTTTAACGAATGGGGCGCACATTCTAGCGGTGCGCCCGTCATAACTAAGCACATCGAGAGAGCGAACCATGAAGCTCTATATTTTTTCCATAGCCGCTGGGGTGTTGGTGGGCGTTATCTATAGCTTGCTCAGTGTGCGTTCTCCAGCACCACCATTGGTCGCATTGTTAGGCTTGCTCGGCATGTTGATTGGCGAGCAGCTTATTCCAGTAAGCAAACAGATCCTGGAGGGTACGGCGTTCACTACAGCCTGTGCGAAAACACAAGCCACTGAACATGTGCTCGGACAGCTGCCAGGAAGAAACCAGGTAAGAAAGGACACTGCGTGATTAAAAGAGACTCTCTTATGGCTGACTCCATTCCAGACATCGTTTTCCACAATGGCCGAATCACAACTCTTGATCGCGCCAACCCTACTGCCACAGCGGTCGCCATCAAAGACGGAAAATTTCTAGCCGTCGGTACAGACAGCGAAATTCTCGCCCTGAGCCCTCCGGCAACTCGGGCAGTTAATTTACGCGGCAGGCATGTACTTCCAGGCCTGTATGACAACCATACCCATGTAGTTCGAGGTGGGCTGAACTACAACCTCGAGTTGCGCTGGGACGGTGTGCGCTCACTGGCGGATGCGTTG belongs to Castellaniella sp. and includes:
- a CDS encoding alpha/beta hydrolase, with translation MTTFTTSDNATLFYKDWGIHGDDVQIVPLAASAELAVGLVNDGTLKIYPGGSHGLAQTDADQFNADVLAFIHS
- a CDS encoding AraC family transcriptional regulator, whose translation is MSNCVVLATNAREPNNQSGVMLTATLLELLTVAQSNVEVDRKAVQACLSRATALLTASLERGVGQKAESAFRGGLPHWQAKRLTTYIEENLEQPIRSPDLIALTGLSTGHFFRTFKETFGQAPFAYIARLRIERAQQMMLTTNHSLCQIALDCGMCDQSHLTRLFRHLVGMTPGEWRRIYASESLKSIQANAEVE
- a CDS encoding nuclear transport factor 2 family protein, whose product is MVGHSSDSILPQRVAQFIEATNAGDLFHLLEVFAADSIVNDQLQQWCGLAELKKWAECDVIGQQLSLRPIHCVQHYGHCVVAAHADGKFDKRGLPDPLEVLLYFTLAEDKIVQLIILRDHSGTSPFDASWRSGT
- a CDS encoding ATP-binding protein, with amino-acid sequence MENHHLPPSPYVPEGGEIVEFGPFRLHVTGRLLQRHGVTVKLGSRSLDLLIALVERSGEVVSGRELIARAWAGLVVDEANLRVNISNLRKCLGEAKDGARYVVNLPGRGYSLVVPVTRVHSETLSQKLEAIRSPDPRSASQPFVSTPERSLPEQLGRLIGRDASVRTLVQMLTEHRFVSIVGPGGMGKTTVAISVAHTMLDAFSGAVYYVDLSSVTDASLVPATIASVLGLKVQLQDPKLSILTFLGVRRTLLVLDNCEHLIDETAALSEWLLKSAPQAHLLTTSRELLRVEDEHVHILPPLDFPPVSDGMTADDAMAFPAVQLFMDRVTASGAQETLTDETALLAVEICRKMDGIALAIELAAGRVRSHGLRGTAELIHSRFDLLWHGRRTAPPRHQTLQAMLDWSYNLLSENERRVLVRLSVFVTPFHLAAAQWVATDAVLTQTHVSAAIASLTDKSLLSPSTLNGSRHLRLLDSTRAYASTKLAESGELNAVSRKLTEYLIAQLSGNNERENEWQATNRDVMGGYNMRSALVWALSEPGEGERVCNLRTALAWAFSEAGESELGVRLAALAAPHLLALSLLDECHRWCQAALLLLGPQEGSATHLILQEALAISALLTRSNGNEVRNSIEHALRLARTLNDHERELGLLSGLHTFLIEIGHSHGAVEVSRRSIELARSIDSPAGIVMSEWMLGCAYFLAGDQAGALRHIEEGFKQSAARGVTKIDMYGYGHRTRALIVLARALWLSGATERAAQVAHQAVEEAEQNEQTVNVFVAELLYASTVFLWRGDIEESEALENRLKQYVSRYSFGPHVALSIALSAEVALLRREFQTAANRYREALDILNGEGRHLLTMTLSRSMSEALFECGEILEAEAMISAALERAEAGHESFDRAELLRTRARIGVVSGRLDPRAAKAMLQHSIELANSQGALSFELRSAMALGELLASEERSEEASTILAEVYGRFTEGYDTCDLRTARRLIEAWRPAARAKQVSD
- a CDS encoding hydrolase translates to MTNPKLELLTPDNCQVIFIDQQPQMAFGVQSIDRQTLKNNVVGLAKGAKIFSIPTIITTVESESFSGYSYPELLSVFPEAPILERSSMNSWDDQKVRDALKKNGRKKVVVSGLWTEVCNNTFALSAMLEGDYEIYMVADASGGTSEAAHDYSMQRMIQAGVVPVTWQQVMLEWQRDWKNRDTYDAVMELVKEHSGAYGMGVDYAYTMVHKAPQRTEHGPILAPVAASL
- a CDS encoding XapX domain-containing protein, with the translated sequence MKLYIFSIAAGVLVGVIYSLLSVRSPAPPLVALLGLLGMLIGEQLIPVSKQILEGTAFTTACAKTQATEHVLGQLPGRNQVRKDTA